Proteins from a genomic interval of Vicia villosa cultivar HV-30 ecotype Madison, WI unplaced genomic scaffold, Vvil1.0 ctg.001687F_1_1, whole genome shotgun sequence:
- the LOC131636299 gene encoding uncharacterized protein LOC131636299: MAYQSFVDFSTNSTNSFYLHPNENSALILVSPLLDDKNYHTWARSMQIALISKNKEKFIDVTLIKPLVIGPLYAHWIRYIQKDLYKFRQGKLNVFNYFTQLKVMWNELENYRPIIAYSCAIPCSCGATASIRKYRDQDYVIRFLKGLSKKFTHSKSQIMMMNPLPDMDKAFSHVIQQERELNCSVVTTASNNPTGDEVTPFQVQTSSGTKGKSKIQNTASPNATTNSSQSTSTASCFDFTQDQYNNILELFQQSKSPPQANSISTSPFVLNSHSSNGTSNNFSLWILDTVLNYHLHPYYRRLIGRLIYLTNSRPDISYAIQHLSQYVSNPLLPHYQAATHVLRYLKVVPAKGILFSASSSLKLFGFADSDWARCLDSRKSVTGYCPTSVYCDSKSAIYLAHNPTFHERSKHIELDCHVVREKLQIKLIHLLHVSTHDA, from the exons ATGGCGTACCAGAGCTTCGTTGATTTTTCTACCAATTCCACGAATTCCTTTTATCTGCACCCTAATGAAAATTCAGCTCTCATTCTTGTTTCCCCACTGCTCGACGACAAGAACTATCACACTTGGGCTCGATCGATGCAAATTGCACTTATCTCCAAGAACAAAGAGAAGTTCATCGATGTAACCCTCATCAAGCCACTAGTCATTGGTCCTCTATACGCTCATTGGATTCGGT ATATTCAGAAAGACTTATACAAGTTTCGTCAAGGTAAACTCAATGTCTTTAACTATTTCACTCAGCTCAAAGTAATGTGGAATGAGCTAGAGAATTATCGCCCTATCATTGCTTATTCTTGTGCCATTCCTTGTTCTTGTGGTGCTACTGCATCCATTAGGAAATATCGTGACCAAGATTATGTCATTAGGTTTCTTAAGGGTTTGAGCAAAAAATTCACTCACTCCAAATCCCAAATTATGATGATGAACCCGCTTCCTGACATGGATAAAGCCTTTTCTCATGTAATTCAGCAAGAAAGGGAATTAAATTGTTCAGTTGTTACTACTGCTTCTAATAATCCAACTGGTGATGAGGTGACTCCATTTCAAGTCCAAACTAGTTCAG GAACTAAGGGGAAAAGCAAGATTCAAAACACTGCATCACCCAATGCAACCACGAATTCTTCTCAGTCTACTTCAACTGCATCCTGTTTTGACTTCACTCAAGACCAGTACAACAACATTCTAGAGTTGTTTCAACAGTCAAAATCCCCTCCCCAAGCTAACTCTATATCCACATCACCTTTTGTTTTGAACTCACATTCATCAAATGGCACTAGTAATAACTTTTCTCTTTGGATACTTGATACGG TGTTGAACTATCACCTTCACCCATATTACAGAAGATTGATTGGGAGATTAATTTATCTCACCAATTCAAGGCCTGATATTTCATATGCTATTCAACACCTTAGCCAGTATGTGTCAAACCCTCTCTTACCTCATTACCAGGCTGCTACTCATGTACTAAGATATTTGAAGGTTGTCCCTGCTAAAGGTATACTTTTTTCTGCTTCTAGTTCCTTAAAGCTTTTTGGTTTTGCTGATTCTGATTGGGCCCGATGCCTTGACTCAAGGAAGTCTGTTACTGGATATTGT CCTACTTCTGTTTATTGTGATAGTAAATCAGCTATTTACTTGGCCCATAATCCCACATTTCATGAAAGGAGTAAGCACATTGAACTTGATTGTCACGTGGTTCGTGAGAAACTGCAAATCAAACTCATCCACTTGCTGCATGTGTCTACTCATGATGCTTAA
- the LOC131636281 gene encoding beta-glucuronosyltransferase GlcAT14B-like, which translates to METTKQPKKKKWFAPLIFSLLLTTLLILLSIFISSDSSSLLYLSRSTTTQNSPHFVESKLRVSSTSPINSVPRIAYLISGSAGDGESLKRTLKALYHPRNQYAVHLDLEASLRERLDLAEFVRNEALFAELGNVKMIVKANLVTYRGPTMVTNTLHAAALLFKEAGHWDWFINLSASDYPLLTQDDLLHTLSSIPRHLNFIEHTSDIGWKEDQRAKPVIIDPALYSVNKSDVFWVTEKRSVPTAYKLFTGSAWMMLSRQFVEYMLWGWDNLPRIVLMYYANFLSSPEGYFHTVICNAEEFRNTTVNHDLHFISWDNPPKQHPHFLTADHYQSMIDSNAPFGRKFGRNEPLLDKIDTELLGRNDHGYVPGMWFSRANPNITEPYSFIKNITELRPGPGAERLKRLIHGLLSAEDFQKNQCS; encoded by the exons ATGGAAACCACCAAACAACCCAAGAAGAAAAAATGGTTTGCACCCCTCATCTTCTCTCTCCTCCTCACCACCCTCCTCATCCTCCTCTCCATCTTCATCTCCTCCGATTCCTCCTCCTTACTCTACCTCTCCCGTTCAACCACCACCCAAAACTCACCCCACTTCGTCGAATCAAAGCTAAGGGTATCCTCAACTTCACCCATCAACTCAGTTCCCAGGATCGCTTACTTGATCTCGGGTTCAGCTGGGGACGGAGAGAGCTTGAAGAGAACCCTTAAGGCCCTTTACCATCCCAGAAACCAATACGCTGTTCACTTGGATTTAGAAGCTTCTCTTAGGGAAAGATTGGACCTTGCTGAGTTTGTGAGGAATGAGGCTCTTTTTGCTGAATTGGGTAATGTTAAGATGATTGTTAAGGCGAATTTGGTTACTTATAGAGGTCCTACTATGGTTACTAATACTCTTCATGCTGCTGCTCTTTTGTTCAAAGAAGCTGGCCATTGGGATTGGTTTATTAATCTCAGTGCTTCTGATTATCCCTTGCTCACACAAGATG ATCTACTACATACATTGTCATCTATTCCGAGGCACCTTAACTTCATTGAGCATACGAGTGATATTGGATGGAAGGA AGATCAGAGAGCGAAGCCGGTTATAATTGATCCGGCTCTTTATAGCGTCAATAAATCTGATGTGTTTTGGGTGACGGAGAAAAGAAGTGTTCCCACGGCGTATAAGCTGTTTACAG GTTCTGCGTGGATGATGCTCTCTCGTCAATTTGTTGAATATATGTTATGGGGATGGGATAACTTACCTAGAATAGTCCTAATGTATTATGCAAACTTTCTATCTTCCCCGGAAGGATATTTCCACACGGTCATCTGCAATGCCGAGGAATTTCGTAACACTACTGTAAACCACGACCTCCACTTCATATCATGGGACAACCCTCCCAAACAACACCCACACTTCCTTACAGCTGATCACTACCAGAGTATGATTGACAGCAATGCTCCTTTTGGTCGAAAATTTGGCAGGAACGAGCCTCTCTTAGATAAAATTGATACCGAACTCTTGGGAAGAAATGACCACGGTTATGTGCCCGGCATGTGGTTCAGTCGAGCAAACCCAAACATCACCGAACCatattcttttataaaaaatatcactGAACTTAGACCTGGCCCTGGTGCAGAAAGGCTTAAACGACTTATCCATGGTTTATTATCAGCAGAAGATTTTCAGAAAAATCAGTGTTCTTGA